One genomic segment of Helianthus annuus cultivar XRQ/B chromosome 14, HanXRQr2.0-SUNRISE, whole genome shotgun sequence includes these proteins:
- the LOC110907411 gene encoding uncharacterized protein LOC110907411, translated as MSISVDSNNLSFVNDLNPGKDMWNMKTRIIRKWNQGYKMDLIFIDGKGAKIQAGIKSHLIHVFDGQLQEDAVVILAKFGVGKNKDLYKVVVLPYKTNFYRCTTVTPVRDWQGVEYGFNFRAYVDILQGEALKALSVGSMLLDLWFVVEILKSLIDLQRRLRRSISILKTRKICKEMIKDFISKIPPHEHVMAVIQHGKCKEWKVQSDKFATRIFLNDEIDEVNELRRRSLILKFGQGSGSTSQTILSS; from the exons ATGTCAATATCAGTTGATAGTAACAATCTTAGTTTTGTTAACGATTTGAATCCTGGGAAAGATATGTGGAACATGAAAACGAGAATTATTCGAAAATGGAATCAGGGTTACAAGATGGATCTCATCTTCATTGATGGAAAG GGTGCTAAGATTCAAGCAGGTATTAAGAGTCATCTGATACATGTTTTTGATGGACAACTTCAAGAAGATGCTGTTGTGATTCTGGCGAAATTTGGTGTTGGTAAgaataaagatttatataaaGTAGTAGTGCTGCCTTATAAAACCAACTTTTATAGATGCACAACTGTTACTCCTGTGAGAGATTGGCAAGGTGTTGAGTATGGTTTCAACTTCAGAGCTTATGTAGATATTCTTCAAGGAGAGGCGTTAAAAGCTTTGAGTGTTGGTAgt ATGTTGCTGGATCTGTGGTTTGTTGTGGAGATCTTGAAATCTTTGATCGACCTCCAAAGGAGACTAAGAAGATCAATTTCGATATTGAAGACTAGGA AGATTTGTAAAGAAATG ATTAAGGACTTCATCTCTAAAATCCCACCTCATGAGCATGTGATGGCTGTTATACAGCATGGAAAGTGTAAGGAGTGGAAAG TTCAAAGTGATAAGTTTGCAACACGAATTTTTCTGAATGACGAAATTGATGAAGTTAATGAGCTAAGGAGGAG AAGTCTTATACTGAAGTTTGGACAAGGGAGTGGTTCAACTTCTCAAACAATACTATCGTCTTAG
- the LOC110907410 gene encoding wall-associated receptor kinase-like 2, whose translation MKDSDIIASVGILFLVAIAYALYKWIKKTKERRQRKRFFKRNGGLLLKQQQEADPSLVGKTILFKSRDLAKATDNFNENRILGRGGQGTVYKGMLVDGRIVAVKKSKVVDESQLEQFINEVVILSQVNHRNVVKLLGCCLETDVPLLVSEFIPNGTLYNRLHNGIDEFPISFNMRLEIATEIVGALAYLHSATSIPIYHRDVKTTNILLDEKYRAKVSDFGTSRFVSIEQTHLTTLVKGTFGYLDPEYFQSSQFTEKSDVYSFGVVLVELLTGERPIFVNKLGENISLAAHFMLAMEEGRVMSIFDVVMIKEAAMDELMLLANLAMRCLNFNGKRRPTMKEVSMELEMIRTSHISFTV comes from the exons ATGAAAG ATTCAGATATTATCGCAAGTGTGGGCATACTTTTTCTCGTGGCAATTGCCTATGCATTGTACAAATGgatcaagaaaacaaaagaaaggaGACAAAGAAAGAgatttttcaaacgaaatggtgGTTTACTTTTAAAACAGCAACAAGAAGCCGATCCTTCTTTAGTTGGTAAAACCATACTTTTCAAATCACGTGACCTGGCCAAGGCGACAGACAACTTCAATGAGAACAGAATTCTGGGTCGAGGAGGCCAAGGTACGGTCTATAAAGGGATGTTAGTGGATGGAAGGATTGTAGCAGTTAAGAAATCAAAAGTTGTTGATGAAAGCCAGTTGGAACAATTCATCAACGAGGTGGTCATTCTTTCCCAAGTCAATCATAGGAACGTGGTCAAACTATTGGGGTGTTGCTTAGAGACAGATGTCCCATTGCTTGTTTCTGAATTCATTCCAAATGGTACCTTGTATAATCGTCTTCACAATGGAATAGACGAGTTCCCAATTTCTTTTAACATGAGATTAGAAATAGCTACAGAGATTGTAGGAGCACTTGCTTACTTGCACTCAGCAACTTCCATTCCCATATACCATAGAGACGTCAAAACCACTAATATACTTTTGGATGAAAAATACAGGGCCAAAGTTTCTGACTTTGGAACTTCAAGGTTTGTTTCAATAGAGCAAACTCATTTGACTACTTTAGTCAAAGGTACATTTGGCTACCTTGATCCTGAGTATTTTCAATCTAGTCAATTCACGGAAAAGAGTGATGTTTACAGTTTTGGAGTTGTTTTGGTGGAATTGTTAACGGGAGAAAGGCCAATTTTTGTAAATAAACTTGGTGAAAATATAAGTTTGGCTGCACACTTTATGTTGGCTATGGAAGAAGGGCGTGTTATGTCTATTTTTGATGTGGTTATGATTAAAGAGGCTGCCATGGACGAGCTTATGTTATTAGCTAACCTTGCAATGCGATGTTTGAATTTTAATGGAAAGCGTAGGCCAACAATGAAAGAAGTATCTATGGAGCTAGAAATGATACGAACATCACATATTTCCTTTACGGTCTAA
- the LOC118486555 gene encoding wall-associated receptor kinase-like 6 gives MNSYQASLHLLIFLTLITTSIASPIYSRIGCNDTCGIVRIPYPFGIGADCSVNPWYIVECTSSKPYLSALNHLELLDVNLENQTVTVKTPTISYCLNPYWVSNKRMSIDLGRSPFLFSKSHNKFVFEGCGNAVMMDNGSVVTGCSTYCRKGSFEEEHKCYGINCCETTIPHYLKSYVMNLTGLHGTGDCGYGFLVDENSYLRGRFSVAAKKASVPISLTWILTSSDIQDCCQGAGSPFNLELNMGDGTSVHTQKCFPGLRYVGNPYLSYGCEVREECARCPYNCYYDTIYEDDGSSRLTNFTCTPTYPMSSENKSSIAIGNILSRSLSS, from the exons ATGAATTCATATCAAGCTTCCCTACACTTACTCATTTTCCTTACATTAATAACAACATCAATTGCAAGTCCAATTTACTCCAGAATAGGGTGCAATGATACGTGTGGGATTGTGAGGATTCCATACCCTTTTGGAATTGGTGCGGATTGTTCTGTCAACCCATGGTACATCGTTGAGTGCACCTCCTCGAAGCCATATCTATCTGCACTCAACCACCTGGAACTCTTGGATGTAAATTTGGAAAATCAAACAGTCACTGTTAAGACACCAACAATCTCTTATTGCCTAAACCCTTATTGGGTTAGCAATAAGAGGATGAGCATCGATCTTGGTAGGAGCCCATTCCTGTTTTCCAAATCACACAATAAATTTGTGTTTGAGGGGTGTGGTAACGCGGTTATGATGGATAATGGGAGCGTGGTCACGGGGTGTTCAACTTACTGTCGCAAGGGCAGTTTTGAAGAAGAACACAAGTGTTACGGCATTAATTGTTGCGAAACAACAATTCCTCATTATCTTAAGTCGTACGTCATGAATCTGACAGGTTTGCATGGAACTGGAGATTGCGGGTATGGCTTCTTGGTGGATGAGAATTCATATCTTAGAGGAAGATTTTCGGTTGCTGCTAAAAAGGCTTCTGTTCCCATATCTCTCACATGGATCCTTACATCCAGTGACATACAAGATTGCTGTCAAGGAGCAGGTTCCCCTTTCAATCTTGAACTGAATATGGGTGATGGTACTTCCGTACACACACAGAAATGTTTTCCTGGTTTGCGCTACGTAGGAAACCCTTATTTGTCATATGGATGTGAAG TAAGGGAAGAATGTGCAAGGTGTCCTTATAACTGTTACTATGATACAATATATGAGGACGATGGCTCAAGTAGATTAACCAACTTCACTTGCACCCCAACTTACCCTATGAGTTCTGAGAATAAATCATCTATTGCTATTGGTAATATATTATCTCGATCTCTTTCTTCATGA
- the LOC110903787 gene encoding protection of telomeres protein 1b, with protein sequence MSNLKSDDDDDYKFLRIIDAMASINQKVNLIGVITEIGISKQSRGTDCCCTIKIVDESNASSGISVNFFAENFEKLPHVESAGDIIQLVRVVMKSHRSGVNVLFDKKFSSFAIYEGREGSKFTPYQVSSKFHGRDRDKKFIAGLRKWTVSHRPETASSDSLSLKDIKQGNQSTLICKVLHVCEVKDGEWMLFVWDGTDAPPVNIHTKFDEEFDNPLPLQLESIPLSRNVLCKFPTVGTVLRMTNSNCNEKLGLHLLKPGKWVQFKNINFEVRYGLWCGILLSKSKFSFLPDDDDHAIHCRRTYEERAESKWDRKPFTCLPWPSKVTDTDHQDVPFVTLMDVLTYPEVIAKFRCVVRVVATLPGHPRDFKAPCGTYRIRLTLEDPTARIHAYIYAEDGVKFFEGYPSIDTMIKKHNALLGVEEIDDADSDEKPRNPPWVECCLCSYNIDETDVWGSIRYRIFDTTLVG encoded by the exons ATGTCGAACCTAAAGAGTGACGATGATGACGATTACAAGTTTCTTCGCATCATAGATGCCATGGCTTCAATCAATCAGAAAGTTAACCTCATCGGCGTTATCACTGAGATCGGCATATCCAAACAGAGCAGAGGCACTG ATTGTTGCTGTACAATAAAGATTGTTGATGAATCCAATGCAAGCTCTGGGATCTCCGTTAACTTTTTTGCTGAAAACTTTGAAAAGCTCCCGCATGTTGAGTCTGCTGGGGACATTATTCAGCTCGTGCGTGTCGTG ATGAAAAGTCATCGGTCAGGGGTTAATGTTCTTTTTGATAAAAAGTTTTCATCGTTTGCTATATATGAAGGAAGAGAAGGTTCAAAATTTACACCTTATCAAGTTTCATCTAAGTTTCACGGTAGAGATCGAGACAAGAAGTTCATCGCAGGCTTGAGAAAGTGGACAGTCAGTCATCGACCTGAGACAG catcaagtgattccttGTCACTGAAAGATATCAAGCAAGGAAACCAATCCACCTTAATTTGTAAG GTTCTTCATGTATGTGAAGTCAAAGATGGTGAGTGGATGCTTTTCGTATGGGATGGAACCGATGCTCCACCAGTAAATATTCACACAAA GTTTGATGAAGAGTTTGACAACCCTCTTCCGTTGCAGCTGGAATCAATACCTCTGTCAAGAAACGTTTTGTGTAAATTCCCAACTGTTGGAACTGTTTTAAGGATGACTAATAGCAACTGCAACGAGAAGCTGGGCCTTCACTTACTGAAGCCCGGTAAATGGGTTCAATTTAAGAATATAAATTTTGAAGTTCGTTATGGTTTATGGTGTGGCATTCTGCTCTCAAAATCTAAGTTCAGTTTCTTGCCTGACGATGATGACCATGCAATACATTGTCGAAG GACATATGAAGAACGGGCGGAAAGCAAATGGGATCGAAAGCCGTTCACGTGCCTCCCCTGGCCTTCTAAAGTTACAG ATACGGACCATCAAGATGTGCCATTTGTTACGCTAATGGACGTCCTCACCTATCCAGAG GTGATAGCCAAATTCAGATGTGTGGTTCGGGTAGTGGCGACACTGCCAGGTCATCCTAGGGACTTCAAAGCTCCTTGTGGTACTTACAGGATTAGACTCACCCTTGAAGATCCTACTGCCAGAATTCATGCTTATATATATGCAGAAGACGGG GTGAAGTTTTTTGAGGGCTATCCCTCCATTGATACGATGATTAAAAAGCATAACGCATTGCTTGGAGTTGAAGAAATAGATGATGCCGATTCGGATGAAAAGCCAAGAAATCCTCCATGGGTGGAATGCTGCTTATGCTCTTATAATATTGATGAGACTGACGTCTGGGGTAGCATAAGATATCGGATCTTTGATACCACACTTGTTGGTTGA
- the LOC110903785 gene encoding pentatricopeptide repeat-containing protein At4g19890, translated as MLRINTQRNLINGIHTTHLNNLFKPRNLSHIPTEQSPTHLSPNHLPHPPSSSKSVIRTVCALVCQSYYQQQTHFKSTPTQLHLSITPDYLTPEQAITVVASLSDDAGSMVALSFFYWAIGYPKFRYFMRFYVVAATCLIENLNLERAHEVVRCMVTNFGEIGRLKEAVGMVVEMRNQGLEASTRTLNCVVGVAMDMGSVDVARKVFDEMCERGAVPDSLTFKILISYYCKVNDVSLVDQWLCAMLDRGFVLDNATCTLVLSCFCETGGVNRALWLFRKMIGMGFKPNVINFTTLINGLCKKGSIKQAFELLEEMVTKGWKPNVHTHTILIDGMCKKGWTDKAFRLFLKLVKSESYKPNVYTYTAMISGYCKEGKVNRAEMLLTRMREQGLVPNVDTYTTLVSGYCKSGNLTRAYELINEMTKEGSPPNMCTYNAVIDALFKKGRVQEADKQLDVALKHGLQADEVTYTILIMEKCKQSELKHALIILSKMIKVGIKCDIHLYTTLISTFSRLKQMSDCERLFDDAVKHGLIPTKETYTSMICGYCRDGNTNSAIKMFERMSEHGCVPDSITYGALISGLCKKSKLDEARSYYNAMLDKGLNPCEVTRLTIAYEYCKANDPLTAMKVVDRLEKKLWVRTVNTLIRKLCSEKRVEIAASFLHKLVDKDKNLDQIMYTAFVTACYDSGHYVMVSDIQEKISKGIG; from the coding sequence ATGCTTCGAATCAACACTCAAAGAAACCTCATCAATGGCATTCACACAACCCACCTTAACAATCTCTTCAAACCCAGAAACCTTTCCCACATACCCACCGAACAATCACCCACACATTTGTCCCCCAATCACCTCCCTCATCCTCCATCATCCTCCAAATCAGTCATTAGAACCGTATGCGCATTAGTCTGCCAATCATACTACCAACAACAAACCCACTTCAAATCCACACCAACCCAACTCCATCTCTCAATAACCCCCGATTATTTAACACCAGAACAAGCGATCACCGTCGTTGCCTCACTTTCCGACGACGCTGGGTCAATGGTGGCTCTGAGTTTCTTCTATTGGGCAATTGGGTATCCGAAATTCAGATACTTTATGCGGTTTTATGTTGTTGCAGCCACTTGTTTGATTGAGAATTTGAATTTGGAGAGGGCCCATGAAGTGGTGAGGTGTATGGTGACGAATTTTGGGGAGATTGGGAGGTTGAAGGAGGCTGTTGGGATGGTTGTTGAGATGAGGAATCAAGGTTTGGAGGCGTCTACTCGAACGCTGAACTGTGTTGTTGGTGTTGCGATGGATATGGGTTCGGTTGATGTTGCAcgcaaggtgtttgatgaaatgtgtGAGAGAGGTGCGGTTCCGGATTCTTTAACTTTCAAGATTTTGATCAGTTACTATTGTAAAGTTAATGACGTTTCCCTAGTTGATCAGTGGTTATGTGCAATGTTGGATAGAGGATTCGTTTTAGATAACGCGACATGTACACTGGTTCTTTCTTGTTTTTGTGAGACGGGTGGTGTTAATCGAGCGTTATGGTTGTTCCGTAAAATGATTGGGATGGGGTTTAAACCTAACGTTATAAACTTTACTACGTTAATAAATGGTTTGTGTAAGAAGGGAAGTATTAAGCAGGCTTTCGAGTTGTTAGAGGAGATGGTTACGAAAGGCTGGAAACCAAATGTGCATACGCACACAATATTAATCGATGGCATGTGTAAAAAAGGGTGGACCGATAAAGCGTTTAGGCTGTTTCTAAAGCTTGTTAAAAGCGAATCTTATAAACCTAATGTCTACACTTACACTGCTATGATAAGCGGGTACTGCAAAGAGGGTAAAGTCAACCGTGCAGAGATGCTGTTGACCCGCATGCGTGAACAGGGGTTAGTTCCTAACGTGGATACTTATACTACTCTCGTTAGCGGGTACTGCAAAAGTGGAAATTTAACCCGTGCGTATGAGTTGATAAATGAGATGACGAAAGAAGGGTCACCTCCGAATATGTGTACCTATAATGCGGTTATCGATGCGCTGTTTAAAAAAGGAAGAGTTCAAGAAGCGGATAAACAGTTAGACGTAGCGTTGAAACACGGGCTGCAAGCTGACGAGGTTACATACACTATTCTCATAATGGAGAAATGCAAGCAATCGGAACTTAAACACGCCTTAATCATATTGAGCAAGATGATTAAAGTCGGTATAAAATGTGATATACATCTTTACACCACTCTGATTTCGACGTTTTCTCGATTAAAACAAATGAGCGACTGCGAGAGGCTTTTCGACGACGCAGTGAAACATGGTTTAATCCCAACTAAAGAAACCTACACTTCAATGATATGCGGATACTGTAGAGACGGAAATACGAATTCCGCTATAAAAATGTTCGAGAGAATGAGCGAACATGGTTGCGTGCCTGATAGTATTACTTACGGTGCTCTGATAAGCGGACTTTGCAAAAAGTCAAAGTTAGACGAGGCTCGATCTTATTACAACGCCATGTTGGATAAAGGACTTAACCCGTGTGAGGTGACCCGTTTAACAATCGCGTACGAGTATTGTAAAGCGAATGATCCGCTTACCGCCATGAAGGTTGTAGATAGATTAGAAAAGAAGCTATGGGTTCGTACGGTAAACACTTTGATAAGAAAGCTATGCAGTGAGAAGAGAGTCGAGATTGCAGCTTCTTTTCTTCATAAACTTGTAGATAAAGACAAGAATTTGGATCAAATAATGTATACAGCTTTTGTTACTGCGTGTTATGATAGCGGCCATTATGTTATGGTTTCGGATATACAGGAGAAGATATCAAAAGGAATTGGTTAG